The following are from one region of the Mustela lutreola isolate mMusLut2 chromosome 9, mMusLut2.pri, whole genome shotgun sequence genome:
- the CRACDL gene encoding CRACD-like protein isoform X2, producing MISTRVMDIKLRETAEGLGEDSTGKKKSKFKTFKKFFGKKKRKESTSSTGNSTWKQSQAKSEVIAIESGPVGYDSEDELEESRSALGSRALSHDSIFIPESGQDPPRPVRVFSQENVCDRIKALQLKIQCNVKMGPPPPPGGLPAKRGDDAGMSSEDDGLPRSPPEMSLLPDIGPGTTIKVSLVSSSRPQSPDQLFSRQASDAGISPRTSDSSTAPVADFDYPPEFSSCLDNSAAKHKLLVKPRNQRSSKMRRLSSRAQSESLSDLTCTPEEEEYEEKSLPRVNTEESPSSAQQDAVLDRSPEPGGPAAMLQPGGARARRARLQHCPALSASAEEEEESFLGDNPSSRPATPEVTEPVSGPAPCPESLSLPEGSPNHNPNSENQRDEVSLESTCPPAREPAEEVVCVSADVEIWLSPCIPEEDTTPPETDAVTTSETPAGPEGPDPSVQKEGELTLEVPVPVPEPETETEPETEGAGKGSPEAPAPSPPAPKSCLKHKAPAVSAGPSAPPACESPAEEPAPRPQDGDAAPAEQPRAEPAEAPQGGPERLAPERKVERGGSELRAVKFSVSSGRAWPRSGGARVLERGGPAGPSAGRLPLLKSSLVWRSEAALDDLRPAPEPHGGKPATAGGSGASRDSGDTATGPGRTLRDAPEDPCPVAREPPSGDDRGPFPVKLRSTSLSFRHREASSVEVRGVKRYSAEIRLEKGGLALLPKDEKCPAVKAPSPRGARSPHEPGKARARPSEPLSAKPPLPRKPLLHGRPLQPPDTGPWEHAKVVPPPDSRRDSRMAETRSTHRAAEKGPPPAAEGQPAPPWITIARQKRRGTSDQPPNQEDKPGARTLKSEIGKQAKAPERAQEPMKPADFIRSKSFLVAPAKPSGDRRQGTKLCLQEGLQRGISLSHQNLAQSAVMTEKELHQLKRASYASADQPSWMELARKKSQAWSDMPQIIK from the exons ggagtCGAGGAGCGCACTGGGTAGCCGGGCCCTGTCGCATGACAGTATTTTCATTCCTGAGTCGGGACAAGATCCCCCTCGACCTGTGCGGGTATTTTCCCAAGAAAATGTGTGCGACCGGATTAAAGCCCTGCAG CTAAAAATACAGTGTAATGTGAAAATGGGGCCGCCACCTCCTCCGGGGGGCCTTCCTGCCAAGCGGGGAGATGACGCCGGAATGAGTTCTGAGGATGACGGtctacccaggagccccccagagATGTCCCTGCTACCTGACATCGGTCCTGGCACAACCATAAAG GtctctttagtttcctcatcccGGCCTCAGTCTCCGGACCAGCTCTTCTCCAGGCAGGCAAGCGATGCTGGCATCTCCCCCCGCACCTCGGACAGTAGCACGGCACCTGTGGCTGATTTCGATTACCCTCCAGAATTCTCCTCCTGCCTGGACAACTCTGCAGCTAAGCACAAGCTCCTGGTTAAGCCTCGCAACCAGCGGTCCAGCAAAATGAGGCGGCTGTCTTCG CGAGCACAGTCTGAATCGCTTAGTGATCTGACCTGTACCCCAGAGGAAGAGGAATACGAGGAGAAGTCATTACCCAGAGTCAACACAGAAGAGAGCCCCAGTTCAGCACAGCAGGATGCGGTACTGGATAGAAGCCCAGAGCCCGGGGGGCCAGCCGCCATGCTGCAGCCTGGCGGGGCGCGCGCTAGGCGGGCGCGCCTGCAGCACTGCCCAGCCCTCAGTGCCAgcgctgaggaggaggaggagagctttCTTGGGGATAATCCCTCAAGCCGCCCGGCCACCCCCGAGGTCACCGAGCCTGTGTCAGGCCCGGCCCCCTGCCCCgagtctctttctctgcctgaaggTTCCCCAAACCATAATCCCAACAGTGAAAACCAGAGGGATGAAGTGTCCCTGGAAAGCACGTGTCCCCCAGCCAGGGAACCCGCTGAGGAGGTGGTCTGCGTTTCCGCAGACGTGGAGATTTGGTTATCTCCCTGTATCCCTGAGGAGGACACGACACCTCCCGAGACTGACGCTGTCACCACCTCGGAGACTCCCGCTGGTCCAGAGGGGCCAGACCCAAGTGTCCAGAAGGAGGGGGAGCTGACGCTGGAAGTGCCCGTGCCCGTGCCGGAGCCCGAGACCGAGACCGAGCCCGAGACcgagggagcagggaagggatCTCCCGAGGCCCCCGCCCCAAGCCCACCGGCCCCCAAGAGCTGCTTGAAGCACAAGGCCCCGGCGGTGAGCGCGGGGCCCAGCGCGCCGCCCGCCTGCGAGTCGCCCGCGGAGGAGCCCGCTCCGCGTCCCCAGGACGGAGATGCCGCCCCCGCCGAGCAGCCCAGGGCGGAACCGGCGGAGGCCCCACAGGGGGGTCCCGAGAGACTGGCGCCGGAGCGGAAGGTGGAGCGGGGAGGCAGCGAGCTGCGGGCCGTGAAGTTCTCGGTGTCGTCGGGCCGCGCGTGGCCGCGATCGGGCGGCGCCCGCGTGCTGGAGCGCGGCGGCCCCGCGGGCCCCTCGGCCGGCCGCCTGCCGCTTCTGAAGAGCAGCCTGGTGTGGAGGAGCGAGGCGGCGCTCGACGACCTGCGGCCGGCCCCCGAGCCCCACGGCGGGAAACCCGCGACGGCAGGCGGCAGCGGCGCCTCTCGGGATTCAGGGGACACGGCGACCGGGCCGGGCCGAACCCTCCGGGATGCCCCTGAAGACCCTTGCCCGGTCGCCCGCGAGCCGCCCTCGGGCGACGACAGAGGCCCCTTCCCTGTCAAGCTGCGCTCCACCTCTCTGTCCTTCAGGCACCGGGAGGCGTCCTCTGTCGAAGTCAGAGGGGTAAAGAGATACAGCGCTGAAATCCGGCTAGAAAAAGGGGGGTTGGCTTTGCTCCCCAAAGACGAGAAATGTCCGGCCGTGAAGGCCCCCTCCCCTCGAGGGGCACGGTCCCCGCACGAGCCGGGAAAGGCGAGGGCCCGGCCCTCGGAGCCGCTCAGCGCCAAGCCTCCCCTGCCTAGGAAGCCGCTGCTGCACGGTCGCCCCCTGCAGCCCCCGGACACCGGTCCCTGGGAGCATGCGAAGGTCGTGCCGCCCCCGGACTCCAGGCGGGACAGCCGGATGGCCGAGACCCGGTCGACGCACAGGGCCGCGG AGAAGGGTCCTCCTCCTGCAGCTGAGGGCCAGCCTGCACCACCCTGGATCACCATCGCTCGGCAAAAGCGACGAGGGACCTCAGACCAGCCCCCAAACCAGGAAGACAAGCCTGGGGCCCGCACCCTGAAGTCTGAAATAGGAAAGCAAGCCAAGGCACCCGAGAGAGCCCAG GAGCCCATGAAGCCAGCCGACTTCATCCGCAGCAAGTCTTTCCTGGTGGCTCCTGCCAAGCCCTCTGGGGACCGGAGGCAGGGGACAAAGCTCTGCCTCCAGGAGGGGCTGCAAAGAGGAATCTCGTTGTCCCATCAGAACTTGG CTCAGTCTGCAGTGATGACGGAGAAGGAATTGCATCAGCTGAAGAGAGCCAGTTATGCCAGTGCAGATCAGCCATCCTGGATGGAACTTGCCAGAAAGAAATCTCAAGCTTGGAGTGACATGCCCCAAATTATAAAATAG
- the CRACDL gene encoding CRACD-like protein isoform X1 translates to MISTRVMDIKLRETAEGLGEDSTGKKKSKFKTFKKFFGKKKRKESTSSTGNSTWKQSQAKSEVIAIESGPVGYDSEDELEESRSALGSRALSHDSIFIPESGQDPPRPVRVFSQENVCDRIKALQLKIQCNVKMGPPPPPGGLPAKRGDDAGMSSEDDGLPRSPPEMSLLPDIGPGTTIKVSLVSSSRPQSPDQLFSRQASDAGISPRTSDSSTAPVADFDYPPEFSSCLDNSAAKHKLLVKPRNQRSSKMRRLSSRAQSESLSDLTCTPEEEEYEEKSLPRVNTEESPSSAQQDAVLDRSPEPGGPAAMLQPGGARARRARLQHCPALSASAEEEEESFLGDNPSSRPATPEVTEPVSGPAPCPESLSLPEGSPNHNPNSENQRDEVSLESTCPPAREPAEEVVCVSADVEIWLSPCIPEEDTTPPETDAVTTSETPAGPEGPDPSVQKEGELTLEVPVPVPEPETETEPETEGAGKGSPEAPAPSPPAPKSCLKHKAPAVSAGPSAPPACESPAEEPAPRPQDGDAAPAEQPRAEPAEAPQGGPERLAPERKVERGGSELRAVKFSVSSGRAWPRSGGARVLERGGPAGPSAGRLPLLKSSLVWRSEAALDDLRPAPEPHGGKPATAGGSGASRDSGDTATGPGRTLRDAPEDPCPVAREPPSGDDRGPFPVKLRSTSLSFRHREASSVEVRGVKRYSAEIRLEKGGLALLPKDEKCPAVKAPSPRGARSPHEPGKARARPSEPLSAKPPLPRKPLLHGRPLQPPDTGPWEHAKVVPPPDSRRDSRMAETRSTHRAAEKGPPPAAEGQPAPPWITIARQKRRGTSDQPPNQEDKPGARTLKSEIGKQAKAPERAQEPMKPADFIRSKSFLVAPAKPSGDRRQGTKLCLQEGLQRGISLSHQNLAAQSAVMTEKELHQLKRASYASADQPSWMELARKKSQAWSDMPQIIK, encoded by the exons ggagtCGAGGAGCGCACTGGGTAGCCGGGCCCTGTCGCATGACAGTATTTTCATTCCTGAGTCGGGACAAGATCCCCCTCGACCTGTGCGGGTATTTTCCCAAGAAAATGTGTGCGACCGGATTAAAGCCCTGCAG CTAAAAATACAGTGTAATGTGAAAATGGGGCCGCCACCTCCTCCGGGGGGCCTTCCTGCCAAGCGGGGAGATGACGCCGGAATGAGTTCTGAGGATGACGGtctacccaggagccccccagagATGTCCCTGCTACCTGACATCGGTCCTGGCACAACCATAAAG GtctctttagtttcctcatcccGGCCTCAGTCTCCGGACCAGCTCTTCTCCAGGCAGGCAAGCGATGCTGGCATCTCCCCCCGCACCTCGGACAGTAGCACGGCACCTGTGGCTGATTTCGATTACCCTCCAGAATTCTCCTCCTGCCTGGACAACTCTGCAGCTAAGCACAAGCTCCTGGTTAAGCCTCGCAACCAGCGGTCCAGCAAAATGAGGCGGCTGTCTTCG CGAGCACAGTCTGAATCGCTTAGTGATCTGACCTGTACCCCAGAGGAAGAGGAATACGAGGAGAAGTCATTACCCAGAGTCAACACAGAAGAGAGCCCCAGTTCAGCACAGCAGGATGCGGTACTGGATAGAAGCCCAGAGCCCGGGGGGCCAGCCGCCATGCTGCAGCCTGGCGGGGCGCGCGCTAGGCGGGCGCGCCTGCAGCACTGCCCAGCCCTCAGTGCCAgcgctgaggaggaggaggagagctttCTTGGGGATAATCCCTCAAGCCGCCCGGCCACCCCCGAGGTCACCGAGCCTGTGTCAGGCCCGGCCCCCTGCCCCgagtctctttctctgcctgaaggTTCCCCAAACCATAATCCCAACAGTGAAAACCAGAGGGATGAAGTGTCCCTGGAAAGCACGTGTCCCCCAGCCAGGGAACCCGCTGAGGAGGTGGTCTGCGTTTCCGCAGACGTGGAGATTTGGTTATCTCCCTGTATCCCTGAGGAGGACACGACACCTCCCGAGACTGACGCTGTCACCACCTCGGAGACTCCCGCTGGTCCAGAGGGGCCAGACCCAAGTGTCCAGAAGGAGGGGGAGCTGACGCTGGAAGTGCCCGTGCCCGTGCCGGAGCCCGAGACCGAGACCGAGCCCGAGACcgagggagcagggaagggatCTCCCGAGGCCCCCGCCCCAAGCCCACCGGCCCCCAAGAGCTGCTTGAAGCACAAGGCCCCGGCGGTGAGCGCGGGGCCCAGCGCGCCGCCCGCCTGCGAGTCGCCCGCGGAGGAGCCCGCTCCGCGTCCCCAGGACGGAGATGCCGCCCCCGCCGAGCAGCCCAGGGCGGAACCGGCGGAGGCCCCACAGGGGGGTCCCGAGAGACTGGCGCCGGAGCGGAAGGTGGAGCGGGGAGGCAGCGAGCTGCGGGCCGTGAAGTTCTCGGTGTCGTCGGGCCGCGCGTGGCCGCGATCGGGCGGCGCCCGCGTGCTGGAGCGCGGCGGCCCCGCGGGCCCCTCGGCCGGCCGCCTGCCGCTTCTGAAGAGCAGCCTGGTGTGGAGGAGCGAGGCGGCGCTCGACGACCTGCGGCCGGCCCCCGAGCCCCACGGCGGGAAACCCGCGACGGCAGGCGGCAGCGGCGCCTCTCGGGATTCAGGGGACACGGCGACCGGGCCGGGCCGAACCCTCCGGGATGCCCCTGAAGACCCTTGCCCGGTCGCCCGCGAGCCGCCCTCGGGCGACGACAGAGGCCCCTTCCCTGTCAAGCTGCGCTCCACCTCTCTGTCCTTCAGGCACCGGGAGGCGTCCTCTGTCGAAGTCAGAGGGGTAAAGAGATACAGCGCTGAAATCCGGCTAGAAAAAGGGGGGTTGGCTTTGCTCCCCAAAGACGAGAAATGTCCGGCCGTGAAGGCCCCCTCCCCTCGAGGGGCACGGTCCCCGCACGAGCCGGGAAAGGCGAGGGCCCGGCCCTCGGAGCCGCTCAGCGCCAAGCCTCCCCTGCCTAGGAAGCCGCTGCTGCACGGTCGCCCCCTGCAGCCCCCGGACACCGGTCCCTGGGAGCATGCGAAGGTCGTGCCGCCCCCGGACTCCAGGCGGGACAGCCGGATGGCCGAGACCCGGTCGACGCACAGGGCCGCGG AGAAGGGTCCTCCTCCTGCAGCTGAGGGCCAGCCTGCACCACCCTGGATCACCATCGCTCGGCAAAAGCGACGAGGGACCTCAGACCAGCCCCCAAACCAGGAAGACAAGCCTGGGGCCCGCACCCTGAAGTCTGAAATAGGAAAGCAAGCCAAGGCACCCGAGAGAGCCCAG GAGCCCATGAAGCCAGCCGACTTCATCCGCAGCAAGTCTTTCCTGGTGGCTCCTGCCAAGCCCTCTGGGGACCGGAGGCAGGGGACAAAGCTCTGCCTCCAGGAGGGGCTGCAAAGAGGAATCTCGTTGTCCCATCAGAACTTGG CAGCTCAGTCTGCAGTGATGACGGAGAAGGAATTGCATCAGCTGAAGAGAGCCAGTTATGCCAGTGCAGATCAGCCATCCTGGATGGAACTTGCCAGAAAGAAATCTCAAGCTTGGAGTGACATGCCCCAAATTATAAAATAG